The following proteins come from a genomic window of Nitrospira sp.:
- a CDS encoding Methionyl-tRNA formyltransferase, with product MGTPEFAVPSLNALLRSDDQVVGVVTQPDRPKGRGQRLVSPPVKLVAERAGIPILQPLKIRTPEFLQALSAWQPDLIAVAAYGRILHTPILRLPPMGCVNVHGSLLPKYRGAAPVQWAIINGETETGITTMLMDEGMDTGAMLLQEKLEILAEDTAGTLAPRLAELGGRLLLDTLAQLKAGTLAPKKQDDGQATLAPILKKEDGLIDWTMSATSLANRVRGLSPWPGAFTFFGEERWNIWKAVSNEAGATDKPGTIVAVNKQTIMVSTGDGLLGIREIQTANSKRMSAEQFLAGHRIPVGRQLGSSIA from the coding sequence ATGGGTACACCGGAATTCGCCGTTCCTTCGCTCAATGCACTCCTCCGTTCTGATGATCAAGTGGTGGGGGTCGTGACACAACCGGATCGACCGAAGGGGCGCGGACAACGGCTTGTCTCCCCACCGGTAAAGCTTGTCGCTGAGCGAGCCGGTATTCCTATCCTACAGCCACTGAAGATCCGCACACCAGAATTCCTGCAGGCCCTTTCTGCCTGGCAGCCGGATCTGATTGCCGTTGCAGCCTACGGACGCATTCTACATACACCGATTCTTCGACTCCCCCCTATGGGTTGCGTGAATGTACATGGGTCACTGTTGCCGAAATATCGCGGCGCAGCTCCGGTCCAGTGGGCCATTATCAATGGCGAGACCGAAACGGGCATTACCACGATGCTCATGGATGAAGGAATGGATACGGGGGCAATGTTGCTTCAAGAGAAGTTGGAGATCTTGGCTGAGGATACGGCCGGGACATTGGCGCCTCGTCTGGCAGAGCTGGGCGGCCGCCTGCTTCTCGACACGCTCGCGCAATTGAAGGCCGGGACGTTGGCGCCGAAGAAGCAAGACGATGGGCAGGCGACCTTGGCGCCAATTCTAAAGAAAGAAGACGGTTTGATCGACTGGACGATGAGTGCCACGTCGCTTGCCAATCGAGTGCGTGGACTTTCTCCTTGGCCGGGGGCCTTTACATTTTTCGGTGAGGAGCGTTGGAACATCTGGAAGGCCGTCTCGAATGAGGCTGGGGCAACCGATAAACCCGGCACGATCGTCGCGGTGAACAAGCAGACGATCATGGTGTCGACCGGCGATGGTCTTCTCGGCATCCGTGAAATTCAAACTGCCAACTCGAAACGCATGTCGGCTGAACAGTTCCTGGCTGGACATCGAATCCCGGTCGGTAGGCAACTGGGTTCATCGATCGCATAA
- a CDS encoding LSU ribosomal protein L35p, with translation MKMKTHKGTSKRFTKTGSGKIVRRKAGKRHLLTHKRHDHKRRLSGTTVVDPTVASSLSRLLPYE, from the coding sequence ATGAAAATGAAGACCCATAAAGGGACGAGTAAGCGTTTTACAAAGACCGGGAGTGGGAAAATCGTTCGCCGCAAGGCAGGCAAACGGCATCTGCTGACCCACAAGCGGCATGACCATAAGCGCCGCTTGAGCGGAACCACGGTCGTCGATCCGACCGTCGCTTCGTCGTTGAGCCGACTGCTTCCGTACGAATAA
- a CDS encoding 16S rRNA (cytosine(967)-C(5))-methyltransferase — MKTHDRNVDREAPGPSSRAVALSILLLLSGRRTDDALDELIEQQSPSMSQRHDRSLVMELVYGVLRRQETIDWRLDAVLSKPLHRLPAVVQMLLRLGSYQLLFLDRIPASAAVNETVRLAKSYAKQLRRDWSGLVNGVLRNLIRVPARPFPDPAVHPVQSLSVRYGIPAWLTERWLDRMGLDQAESACRAGSTVPHITLRVNSNRLTREELLQRLREGGIAVRPATLSPVGVVLEKGQDVTSLPGFQTGDFYVEDEAAQLIPPILDPQPSEVILDACAAPGGKTSHLAALMGDRGTIYAVDRRASRLNLLQENCRRLGIQSVVPIVGDVRKPSEWSGMIARGSNLRDGLPLFDRILVDAPCSGMGVLRRHPEAKWRKDSSTFERHQKLQVEILTSAASCLRAGGVLVYSTCSTETEETEGVVYRFCEAYPGWVRESVAPWLPPTALPFVTICGALSTMGNECGMDGFYAARLRKKEG, encoded by the coding sequence ATGAAAACCCACGATCGAAATGTGGACCGCGAGGCGCCTGGACCGTCATCGCGAGCGGTTGCTCTCTCTATCCTTCTCCTTCTCTCCGGTCGACGAACCGACGATGCACTTGATGAGTTGATCGAACAACAATCTCCATCGATGTCACAGCGACATGATCGTTCGTTGGTGATGGAGCTGGTATACGGAGTCTTACGGCGGCAAGAGACGATCGACTGGAGACTGGATGCGGTACTCTCCAAGCCTCTTCACAGATTGCCTGCTGTGGTGCAAATGCTGCTGCGGCTTGGGTCCTACCAGCTGTTGTTTCTAGATCGCATTCCCGCTTCAGCGGCGGTGAATGAGACCGTCCGGCTAGCCAAATCCTATGCCAAACAACTGAGACGCGATTGGAGTGGATTGGTGAACGGAGTCCTGCGCAACCTCATTCGTGTACCGGCGCGGCCTTTCCCAGATCCAGCCGTACACCCGGTTCAATCTCTGTCCGTCCGGTATGGAATCCCCGCATGGCTGACGGAACGGTGGCTTGATCGAATGGGGCTTGATCAAGCAGAATCGGCTTGTCGAGCCGGCAGCACGGTCCCGCACATCACACTTCGAGTGAACTCCAATCGATTGACCAGGGAAGAGCTTCTGCAGCGTTTGCGGGAAGGAGGGATTGCTGTTCGTCCTGCCACTCTCAGTCCGGTAGGAGTCGTGCTGGAAAAAGGCCAGGATGTCACGTCGTTGCCGGGATTCCAGACGGGCGATTTCTATGTGGAAGACGAGGCGGCTCAACTCATTCCCCCGATCCTTGATCCTCAACCCTCGGAGGTCATTTTGGATGCCTGTGCTGCTCCGGGGGGAAAGACAAGTCACCTCGCTGCGCTCATGGGTGATCGTGGAACGATCTATGCTGTCGATCGGAGAGCCTCACGGTTAAACTTGCTACAAGAAAATTGCCGGAGGCTCGGGATTCAGAGCGTTGTCCCGATCGTCGGCGATGTGAGGAAACCATCCGAATGGTCCGGAATGATTGCTCGCGGCTCGAATCTTCGTGACGGATTGCCGCTGTTCGATCGTATACTCGTGGATGCCCCTTGCAGCGGCATGGGTGTGCTGCGCCGACATCCTGAAGCAAAATGGCGGAAGGATAGTTCGACGTTTGAAAGACACCAGAAACTCCAAGTCGAAATCCTTACCTCGGCGGCCTCCTGCTTGCGAGCCGGTGGGGTGCTGGTCTATAGTACGTGTTCGACAGAAACGGAAGAGACGGAAGGGGTCGTATACCGTTTTTGCGAAGCCTATCCTGGATGGGTGCGTGAATCTGTGGCGCCGTGGCTTCCCCCCACCGCTCTTCCTTTTGTAACCATCTGCGGCGCCCTCTCCACTATGGGCAACGAATGCGGAATGGATGGGTTTTATGCCGCCCGCCTTCGTAAGAAGGAAGGGTAA
- a CDS encoding LSU ribosomal protein L20p: protein MPRAKGGPKTRQRRKKRIKLASGQYGGKSRLFRSATESVDKGLTYAYTGRKNRKRDFRQLWIARISAAVRAQGMSYGRFINALKKADVLLDRKVLSDMAIKDAAGFQQLIGLAKQQLTPTTA from the coding sequence ATGCCTCGCGCAAAGGGTGGGCCAAAAACTCGGCAGCGGAGAAAGAAACGGATCAAGCTGGCGTCAGGTCAGTACGGCGGGAAAAGTCGCCTTTTTCGTTCGGCGACCGAAAGTGTCGATAAGGGCCTGACTTACGCATACACGGGTCGTAAGAACCGAAAGCGGGACTTCCGTCAACTGTGGATCGCTCGCATCAGCGCGGCCGTTCGAGCACAGGGAATGAGCTATGGACGGTTTATTAACGCGCTCAAGAAAGCGGATGTCTTATTGGATCGAAAAGTCCTCTCGGACATGGCGATTAAAGACGCCGCAGGGTTTCAGCAACTCATCGGACTTGCTAAGCAACAGTTGACCCCCACTACGGCCTAG
- a CDS encoding Phenylalanyl-tRNA synthetase alpha chain: MDIAAVIDSLHPLEIKVLTTLGARPPGIALDSERLAAAAELDPSQLSMAVEWLLAKSLITVQTETVTSIVSLTKIGEEYYQTASPLERVLAAAREATSTGKRLTIPDLQAQGGLDSSDVSKAVGRLKKEGVVLIIQGGCIETTGRPSPTAEILRNLLQQIHESPKELRSFTETHRQVIEDFAVKRGNAEEPFRVDERVTRSFILSTDGRGAAEQLLKQGVAEEVSQLTPDLLKDGSWRQKRFRKYTISLRPPRIGTGKKHPYREFLDTVKAKLVSMGFQEMRGVLVETEFWNMDALFMPQFHPARDIHDVYFVKEPSHTTAAAEPFLSRVGKVHENGAETGSTGWGYSFDIHRAKRLVLRSQGTAVSARTLAASPDIPGKYFSIARCFRYDQVDATHATDFFQVEGIVLGEDINFRMLLGLLNLFAREVAQAKEVKFLPAYFPFTEPSVELHVRHSRLGWMELGGAGLFRPEVTLPLGVTVPVIAWGLGLDRMAMVALGIHDIRELFTDNLELIRTTRGLF; the protein is encoded by the coding sequence GTGGACATCGCCGCAGTCATCGACAGCCTTCATCCTCTCGAAATCAAGGTTCTCACGACATTGGGCGCGCGTCCGCCTGGAATCGCTTTGGACAGCGAGCGGTTGGCCGCAGCCGCCGAATTAGACCCTTCCCAACTGAGCATGGCCGTCGAGTGGTTATTGGCCAAGTCTCTCATCACGGTGCAGACGGAAACCGTCACCTCAATAGTCTCGCTGACGAAAATCGGCGAGGAGTATTACCAGACCGCTTCGCCTCTCGAGCGAGTCTTGGCCGCCGCACGGGAGGCGACCAGCACAGGGAAGCGACTCACCATTCCCGATCTTCAGGCGCAAGGGGGGCTGGATTCTTCCGATGTCAGCAAAGCCGTCGGGCGACTCAAGAAAGAAGGGGTAGTCCTGATTATTCAGGGGGGGTGTATCGAGACCACAGGACGTCCTAGCCCGACTGCCGAGATACTCCGAAACCTTCTGCAGCAGATCCATGAGTCGCCGAAAGAATTGAGAAGCTTCACGGAAACTCATCGGCAGGTCATTGAAGATTTTGCCGTGAAACGTGGCAATGCCGAAGAGCCCTTTCGGGTAGACGAGCGGGTGACCCGCTCATTCATATTGTCCACGGATGGTCGTGGTGCGGCGGAACAGCTGCTCAAGCAAGGGGTGGCTGAAGAAGTCTCGCAGTTGACTCCCGACTTGTTGAAGGATGGGAGTTGGCGTCAGAAGCGATTTAGAAAGTATACGATCAGTCTGCGGCCGCCTCGTATCGGGACCGGGAAAAAACATCCCTACCGCGAATTTCTCGATACGGTCAAAGCCAAACTTGTGAGCATGGGGTTCCAAGAGATGCGGGGGGTGCTGGTTGAAACGGAGTTCTGGAACATGGATGCCTTGTTCATGCCGCAATTCCATCCGGCCCGGGACATTCATGATGTCTATTTCGTCAAGGAACCCAGTCATACTACCGCCGCGGCCGAGCCGTTCCTGTCGCGTGTCGGCAAGGTGCATGAGAACGGTGCGGAGACCGGTTCCACAGGTTGGGGCTATTCCTTCGATATTCACCGGGCCAAGCGGTTGGTATTGCGGAGCCAGGGCACGGCGGTTTCGGCTCGAACGCTTGCCGCCTCGCCGGATATTCCAGGGAAATATTTCTCGATCGCCCGGTGTTTTCGCTATGACCAAGTCGATGCGACCCACGCGACGGATTTCTTCCAGGTGGAGGGAATTGTGCTGGGAGAAGACATCAACTTCAGGATGCTGTTGGGGCTCTTGAATTTGTTTGCCCGGGAAGTGGCACAAGCTAAGGAAGTAAAGTTCTTGCCGGCCTATTTTCCGTTTACCGAACCATCAGTCGAGTTGCATGTGCGACATTCACGCTTGGGATGGATGGAACTCGGCGGCGCGGGTCTCTTTCGTCCCGAAGTGACGTTGCCGCTCGGTGTCACGGTGCCCGTCATTGCCTGGGGGTTGGGGCTCGATCGTATGGCGATGGTGGCATTGGGCATCCATGACATACGCGAACTCTTCACCGACAACCTGGAATTGATCCGCACGACCAGAGGACTGTTCTAA
- a CDS encoding Translation initiation factor 3, with protein MNREIRVREVRVIGPEGEQLGILPTPDAFRQAQESGYDLVEVAPNSVPPVCRIMDFGKYKYELSKKDHQSRRHQKSTQVKEIKLRPRTDKHDLEIKVRQMKAFLEEGNKTKVTLTYRGREMANQEMGRAVMNSVIEQLAQTGTIEYAPRMEGRSLIMIVAPKH; from the coding sequence GTGAATCGTGAGATTCGTGTCCGAGAAGTTCGCGTCATTGGTCCGGAGGGAGAACAACTCGGCATCCTTCCGACGCCGGATGCTTTTCGTCAGGCTCAAGAAAGCGGCTATGATTTGGTGGAAGTCGCTCCCAACTCCGTCCCCCCTGTCTGTAGGATTATGGACTTTGGGAAGTATAAATATGAGCTGAGCAAAAAAGATCATCAAAGCCGGCGCCACCAAAAGTCCACCCAAGTGAAGGAAATCAAGTTGCGTCCTCGGACGGATAAGCATGACCTTGAGATTAAAGTGCGACAGATGAAAGCGTTTTTGGAAGAGGGTAATAAGACCAAGGTGACTCTCACATATCGTGGGCGAGAAATGGCTAATCAAGAGATGGGGCGTGCTGTGATGAATTCCGTCATTGAACAGTTGGCCCAAACCGGCACCATCGAGTATGCCCCTCGTATGGAAGGACGCAGTTTGATCATGATCGTAGCTCCGAAACATTAA
- a CDS encoding Ribulose-phosphate 3-epimerase, whose product MGHSIYIAPSILSADFARLADEVSAVERAGADLLHVDVMDGHFVPNLTVGPPIVESLKKVTRLPLDVHLMITNADAFILEFAEAGADYLTVHVEACPHLHRTVQSIKERGVKAGVTLNPATPLSLLQEILGDVDLLLIMSVNPGFGGQTFIPSVLKKIAEARILLDKINSRALLEVDGGVKVDNAREIVAAGATALVSGSAIFSQHDYTATIAAMRAAAETVVQQAPRAAVNR is encoded by the coding sequence ATGGGTCATTCGATTTATATTGCACCTTCGATTCTGTCCGCTGATTTTGCGCGATTGGCAGACGAGGTTTCCGCCGTGGAGCGAGCGGGTGCCGATCTGTTGCATGTCGATGTAATGGATGGTCATTTTGTGCCGAACCTGACGGTTGGACCGCCCATCGTCGAAAGCCTAAAAAAAGTCACTAGACTGCCGCTTGACGTTCATTTAATGATTACCAATGCTGATGCCTTTATCCTGGAATTTGCCGAAGCGGGAGCCGATTATCTCACTGTTCATGTTGAAGCCTGTCCACATCTTCACCGAACGGTCCAATCGATTAAGGAACGAGGAGTCAAGGCCGGCGTGACCTTAAACCCTGCCACTCCTCTTTCGTTGCTTCAGGAAATTTTGGGGGATGTCGATCTGTTATTGATCATGTCTGTAAATCCGGGATTCGGCGGACAGACATTTATTCCATCAGTGCTCAAGAAAATCGCCGAAGCCCGAATCCTATTGGACAAGATCAACAGCCGGGCACTGCTTGAAGTAGACGGCGGTGTGAAAGTGGATAATGCACGGGAGATCGTGGCTGCCGGTGCGACGGCTCTCGTGTCGGGGTCCGCTATTTTTTCCCAACACGACTATACGGCCACGATCGCAGCCATGCGAGCAGCCGCAGAGACGGTCGTCCAACAGGCGCCCCGCGCAGCAGTCAATCGATAG
- a CDS encoding Phenylalanyl-tRNA synthetase beta chain — protein MPTITIFQDDLESLLTSDRGADRGITAAQLEEWLMLVKGELKGHNPETGELRIELQDSNRPDLWCCEGIARQIRIKQQGRLEPYSFFAEKPKSPHHLIVKSGMEQVRPYVAACTAKGYRVTEKGLAQLIQTQEKLADIFGRKRKTVSIGIYQLRNIIFPVTYELVKPDDVRFTPLGMETAMTLSEILMVHPKGLEYGPILAVHSLLPILRDAKDQPLSFPPIINSREIGEVRVGDEELFVEVTGTDLSMVILSLNIFAANLADRGATIDPVEIHYPTDTMLGRQVQTPQDFGKPKTIQIKAIEQALGQGLGEAVVKQALEAYGYGVSVAKGSVKAKLPPYRHDLMHTMDVVEDVAISRGYAEFTPVMPAQFTVGGLSVIEQMSDRSRELMVGLGFQEIISNILGSPDHYSHRMRLEGTEWGRMVEVDNVMSLSFSCLRQWMLPSLLRIEAASSRAFYPHRLFEAGDVAIPDGTHELGSRTETALGALIAHATTHFSEIHSCLDVLFYYLGKEYGLEPVQHPSFLEGRAGRILVSGKSVGVIGEVHPEVLERWQIAMPVVAFDVNLSQLATLGKGVSSSL, from the coding sequence ATGCCTACGATCACTATTTTCCAAGATGATTTAGAGTCGCTTCTTACGAGTGATCGCGGTGCCGACCGTGGCATCACGGCGGCTCAGTTGGAGGAGTGGCTCATGCTGGTGAAAGGAGAGCTGAAGGGGCACAACCCTGAAACCGGAGAGTTACGCATCGAACTCCAAGATAGCAACCGGCCGGACCTCTGGTGTTGCGAAGGGATTGCCAGGCAAATTCGCATCAAGCAACAAGGCCGGCTGGAGCCCTATTCCTTCTTCGCGGAAAAACCGAAGTCGCCGCATCATCTGATCGTGAAATCCGGTATGGAGCAGGTTCGCCCGTATGTGGCCGCCTGTACGGCCAAGGGGTATCGGGTGACCGAGAAAGGGTTGGCGCAACTGATTCAAACGCAGGAGAAGTTGGCCGATATTTTTGGGCGTAAGCGTAAAACCGTTTCCATCGGAATTTATCAGCTGCGGAATATTATCTTTCCAGTAACCTATGAACTCGTGAAACCTGATGACGTGCGGTTTACTCCATTGGGTATGGAAACGGCAATGACACTGTCGGAGATTCTCATGGTTCATCCCAAAGGATTGGAGTACGGGCCTATTCTGGCCGTCCACAGCCTGCTCCCTATCCTCCGGGATGCGAAGGACCAGCCGTTGTCGTTTCCCCCCATTATCAATAGCCGGGAAATCGGAGAAGTACGGGTGGGTGATGAGGAACTCTTCGTCGAAGTGACCGGGACAGACCTGTCGATGGTGATACTTTCGCTGAACATCTTCGCGGCGAATTTGGCCGATCGTGGCGCAACTATTGATCCGGTGGAAATACACTATCCGACGGACACGATGCTGGGCAGACAGGTTCAAACACCTCAGGATTTCGGGAAGCCCAAAACGATTCAGATCAAAGCGATTGAACAAGCGCTAGGTCAGGGGCTCGGTGAGGCGGTCGTGAAGCAAGCGCTTGAGGCCTATGGGTACGGCGTGTCGGTCGCAAAAGGATCGGTTAAAGCAAAACTCCCTCCATACCGGCATGATCTGATGCATACGATGGATGTAGTCGAAGATGTGGCGATAAGCCGTGGCTACGCAGAATTTACACCCGTCATGCCGGCGCAGTTCACAGTGGGAGGACTATCCGTCATTGAACAGATGTCCGACCGATCCCGGGAATTGATGGTCGGGCTCGGCTTTCAGGAAATCATTTCGAACATTCTCGGTTCACCGGATCATTATTCCCATCGTATGCGTCTGGAAGGAACAGAATGGGGACGTATGGTTGAAGTGGACAACGTCATGTCGTTGAGCTTCTCTTGTCTCCGACAATGGATGCTGCCCTCCTTGCTGCGCATCGAAGCCGCCTCTAGCCGGGCGTTCTACCCCCATCGTCTCTTCGAAGCGGGCGATGTGGCAATTCCAGACGGAACTCACGAATTAGGGTCTCGAACGGAAACCGCCTTAGGAGCCTTGATCGCTCATGCCACCACCCATTTCTCAGAAATCCATTCTTGTCTCGACGTGCTGTTTTACTATCTTGGGAAGGAGTACGGTCTGGAGCCGGTGCAGCATCCCTCTTTCCTCGAAGGCCGCGCAGGCCGAATTCTCGTCTCGGGCAAGTCGGTCGGTGTCATCGGCGAAGTTCATCCGGAAGTCCTCGAACGTTGGCAGATCGCCATGCCGGTCGTCGCGTTTGACGTGAACCTCTCACAGTTGGCGACGCTTGGAAAGGGAGTGTCTTCTTCGTTATGA
- a CDS encoding Two-component transcriptional response regulator, AtoC family, which translates to MSVPSSSFTILLLTNDTAVQALVKQIFKDAFVTIARDALAFQKELSKHRFDAVVMEPQGGQEQINALNDHIDLSRTLCIKGSKAVLKKTLKTIQLMNQPGNLQQNKTRDASLESYLEVKMGEFVKGMRNGSAKNLHPILISAVERPLITSALRETGGNQIQAAELLGLNRNTLRKKIVNLHIPLKQTKVRASHRA; encoded by the coding sequence ATGTCTGTGCCGTCGTCTTCATTTACCATTCTGTTACTCACGAACGATACGGCTGTACAAGCCCTGGTGAAGCAGATATTCAAAGACGCCTTCGTTACGATCGCTCGGGACGCTTTGGCCTTTCAGAAAGAGTTGTCAAAACATCGGTTTGACGCCGTCGTGATGGAGCCGCAGGGCGGACAGGAGCAGATAAATGCGCTCAATGACCACATCGACCTCTCCCGCACTCTTTGTATCAAGGGATCTAAGGCCGTCTTAAAAAAGACCCTGAAAACAATCCAACTGATGAACCAGCCAGGCAACCTTCAGCAAAACAAAACCCGCGACGCCTCCCTGGAGAGTTATTTAGAGGTGAAAATGGGGGAATTCGTGAAGGGAATGAGAAACGGGTCGGCAAAAAACCTTCATCCGATCTTGATCTCCGCCGTGGAGCGCCCTCTCATCACTTCCGCCCTGCGGGAAACAGGAGGCAATCAAATACAAGCGGCTGAACTTCTCGGGCTCAACCGAAATACGTTGCGAAAAAAAATCGTTAATCTCCACATTCCGTTGAAACAAACGAAAGTGAGAGCAAGCCATCGTGCCTGA
- a CDS encoding Threonyl-tRNA synthetase encodes MKISIKGGPSSDIQTGETVGDALSELGVASQDILAAKVDGTVVDLSRPLSGSSVVEPLRFDSAEGREVYRHSSTHIMAQAVKELFPSAQLAIGPALEDSFYYDFAFERSFTPEDLERIEERAAEIIKRNLTITRREFSKGDAIDFFRARGERYKVELIQGFPDGEPITAYAQGDFVDLCRGPHVPTTGSIGAIKLLTTAGAYWRGDERNPMLQRIYGTSFPTRTEVDAYLARLEEIKRRDHRKVGKELDLISIQDEIGPGLVLWHPKGAAVRLLIENFWREQHIRDGYQLVYSPHTARLDLWKTSGHLDYYRENMFPSMKLEGSEYQLKPMNCPYHIMIYQSHLRSYRDLPIRYGELGTVYRYERTGVLHGLMRVRGFTQDDAHLFCRPDQMEHEVSRVLDFTFFVLRTFGFHQFEVFLSTRPKESVGGDEHWALATSALEAALKSRNISFHLDPGGGAFYGPKIDIKIKDALGRSWQCSTVQVDFNNPERFELSYIGEDGKAHRPIMIHRALMGSIERFFGILIEHYGGAFPTWLAPVQAVVMNITDHQQDYAAAVVAQLKAAGFRAEADLRNEKIGLKIREAEKAKIPFMLVAGNREMQNGTLSVRGRSGSNVGTMTVAEVVGLLGTEVQHTQREF; translated from the coding sequence ATGAAGATATCGATTAAAGGCGGTCCAAGCAGTGACATTCAGACCGGGGAGACGGTAGGTGACGCTCTATCTGAACTAGGAGTTGCAAGCCAAGATATTCTGGCAGCCAAAGTAGATGGAACGGTTGTTGATCTGTCGCGTCCTCTCTCAGGAAGTTCGGTAGTCGAACCACTGCGGTTCGACAGCGCAGAGGGCCGCGAGGTATATCGCCACAGCAGTACCCATATCATGGCTCAGGCAGTAAAAGAACTCTTCCCGTCTGCACAATTGGCCATCGGCCCAGCCCTGGAAGATAGTTTTTATTACGACTTTGCCTTCGAACGTTCCTTTACACCCGAAGACCTAGAGCGAATTGAAGAACGCGCCGCAGAAATCATCAAGCGTAATCTCACCATCACAAGGCGGGAGTTTTCAAAAGGAGACGCGATCGATTTTTTTCGGGCCCGTGGCGAGCGCTACAAGGTCGAGCTGATTCAAGGTTTCCCTGACGGAGAGCCGATCACCGCCTACGCGCAAGGCGACTTCGTTGATCTCTGTCGAGGCCCCCACGTCCCGACTACCGGCTCCATTGGGGCCATAAAATTGCTCACCACGGCCGGAGCCTATTGGCGTGGCGATGAACGTAATCCGATGTTACAACGGATCTACGGGACCTCCTTTCCCACACGAACGGAAGTGGATGCCTACCTGGCCCGGCTGGAGGAAATTAAGCGGCGCGATCACAGAAAAGTCGGAAAAGAGCTGGATTTGATCAGCATTCAGGATGAGATCGGTCCCGGGCTGGTACTCTGGCACCCGAAAGGAGCGGCCGTCCGCCTGTTGATTGAAAATTTCTGGCGAGAACAGCATATTCGGGATGGGTACCAGCTGGTCTATTCGCCCCATACTGCACGCCTTGATCTTTGGAAGACCAGTGGGCACCTTGATTACTACCGTGAAAACATGTTCCCGTCGATGAAGCTGGAAGGCAGTGAGTACCAGCTGAAACCGATGAATTGTCCTTACCACATTATGATTTATCAATCTCACCTGCGGAGCTATCGAGATCTTCCCATTCGCTATGGGGAACTCGGAACGGTCTACCGCTATGAACGAACCGGCGTTCTGCACGGGCTCATGCGGGTGCGAGGATTTACGCAGGATGATGCTCATCTCTTCTGTCGCCCGGATCAAATGGAACACGAAGTCAGCCGGGTGCTGGACTTTACTTTTTTCGTGTTGCGGACATTTGGTTTCCATCAATTTGAAGTATTCTTGTCCACCAGGCCCAAAGAGTCCGTGGGCGGTGACGAACATTGGGCTTTGGCCACCAGCGCATTGGAAGCGGCGCTGAAGAGCCGCAACATCTCCTTTCATCTCGATCCGGGAGGAGGCGCATTTTACGGCCCCAAGATCGACATCAAGATCAAAGACGCGTTGGGCCGTTCGTGGCAATGTTCCACTGTCCAGGTGGATTTCAACAATCCGGAACGGTTTGAATTAAGTTACATCGGGGAGGACGGGAAAGCCCATCGACCGATCATGATCCATCGAGCCCTGATGGGATCCATCGAGCGCTTTTTCGGCATTCTGATCGAGCATTACGGGGGCGCATTCCCGACTTGGCTGGCTCCGGTGCAGGCGGTGGTCATGAACATCACCGATCACCAGCAAGACTACGCCGCGGCTGTCGTCGCGCAATTGAAGGCAGCCGGCTTCCGTGCCGAAGCGGACCTTCGGAATGAAAAGATCGGGCTCAAGATCCGTGAAGCGGAAAAAGCGAAGATCCCCTTTATGTTGGTGGCCGGGAATCGCGAAATGCAAAATGGAACTCTCTCGGTACGAGGCCGAAGCGGATCAAATGTAGGAACCATGACAGTAGCTGAGGTAGTGGGTCTCCTTGGAACTGAGGTCCAACATACCCAGCGTGAATTTTAA
- a CDS encoding DNA-binding protein HU-beta, whose translation MTKEELIAKMAASAGITKVAAGTALQAFTGAVTSSLKKGQRVSLVNFGTFTISKRKARMGRNPRTGESLRIPAAKVPKFSAGKELRSAVR comes from the coding sequence ATGACAAAGGAAGAGCTGATCGCAAAGATGGCCGCTTCAGCAGGAATTACGAAGGTTGCGGCCGGAACCGCCCTTCAAGCATTCACCGGCGCTGTGACTTCCTCATTGAAAAAAGGACAACGCGTCTCTCTCGTCAATTTCGGCACCTTCACGATTTCAAAGCGAAAAGCACGAATGGGAAGGAATCCACGGACAGGAGAATCACTCCGAATACCAGCAGCGAAGGTTCCGAAGTTTTCAGCCGGAAAAGAGCTTCGCTCTGCCGTGAGGTGA